A DNA window from Anastrepha ludens isolate Willacy chromosome 6, idAnaLude1.1, whole genome shotgun sequence contains the following coding sequences:
- the LOC128867225 gene encoding collagen alpha-1(XVII) chain-like, whose protein sequence is MRTSASRRSSAVTELAQNIKCDKLLSKLEESEPDPPTSQEDECVICINARATMQTSPCGHRVVCRRCFVKTIQSAVAQRLLPLRCVICRARVNRLTSSSGTWRIQESASSYSMGAKSWASAGVDAGGVHASASSYSMGDAHSGHQAFHPHPALHGRYPRSPNGGGRVAQSDSLYSMSSTGSSSLSGVSHMSAYSKTSSISSGLCSPASPISPSAMSAYTQTPVLNNHLAPPGATTAHGTLSLSPSGSASGSSVSGSLSPRDDHHHSHSHSGGCPAGCSGAIPRKPLNSLSNSSSSGSSISSCSSFPPATHTYPGRRHTKGRLTDLQNRLPPIKEFRSPAKVPHPSPVHISNPRFRYASYTKSSSSAHEIAPLLREPPSPPKRPMNILVGSESTNGLGPPPLKAGGSAKISPMVAKNSLPKNAYTLGNKDKKGVGNSSCNVQKANGKLASATLVVGNNKKATHDANGNTISSAASSTAKSSAGTQNSNNKAYSAPTSRSNSSSRSFPLFSNSNSNHKEKSDNKKNETMERKKKEEKLKLKAEKEARKVGARQRDATATTRTNGVCNKDEHSRNDKQKNIKNDNDDDNNDDNDAPNDEGGLSGGGRIDGGGGGGGVGGGLLCLYGGLAAWKVMSEEKRLAKEEDRLAKLIAKEEKKKGKKEAKELLIANDGNSKK, encoded by the exons GACAAGCTGCTGAGCAAACTCGAGGAGAGCGAACCGGATCCACCCACCTCACAGGAGGATGAGTGTGTCATCTGCATTAATGCGCGCGCTACCATGCAAACATCGCCTTGCGGCCATCGCGTCGTCTGTCGACGCTGCTTTGTCAAGACAATACAGAGCGCCGTCGCTCAACGATTGCTGCCTTTGCGCTGTGTCATATGTCGTGCACGTGTGAATCGACTCACCTCTAGCTCGGGCACATGGCGCATACAGGAATCGGCTAGCAGCTATTCCATGGGTGCCAAAAGCTGGGCTTCCGCCGGCGTTGATGCTGGCGGTGTGCACGCCTCGGCCAGTTCCTATTCGATGGGCGATGCACATAGCGGTCACCAAGCCTTCCACCCACATCCCGCACTACACGGACGCTATCCACGCAGTCCGAATGGTGGTGGTCGTGTCGCACAATCGGATAGCTTGTACTCGATGAGTTCGACTGGTTCATCGTCGTTGTCGGGCGTTTCGCATATGTCCGCCTACTCTAAGACGTCTTCCATTTCGAGTGGTCTCTGCTCACCCGCCTCACCCATATCACCATCAGCCATGTCAGCGTATACGCAAACACCGGTGCTGAATAATCATTTAGCGCCACCAGGTGCCACAACCGCGCATGGCACACTTTCACTATCGCCTTCCGGTTCGGCGTCGGGCTCATCCGTATCGGGCTCGCTGTCGCCACGCGATGACCACCATCATTCACATTCACATTCGGGTGGCTGTCCAGCAGGCTGTTCGGGTGCCATACCACGCAAGCCGCTCAATTCGTTGAGTAACTCATCGTCGAGTGGTTCGAGCATCAGCAGCTGCAGCAGTTTTCCACCAGCGACGCACACCTATCCCGGGCGAAGGCATACCAAGGGACGACTGACGGACCTACAAAATCGACTGCCACCAATAAAAGAGTTCCGCAGTCCAGCCAAAGTGCCACATCCCTCGCCGGTGCACATCAGCAATCCGCGCTTTCG GTATGCCTCTTACACCAAATCCTCATCAAGCGCGCATGAAATTGCGCCACTGCTACGCGAACCGCCTTCACCACCCAAACGACCCATGAACATACTAGTGGGTTCAGAGTCAACCAATGGCTTGGGTCCACCGCCGCTTAAGGCTGGCGGGAGTGCCAAAATTAGTCCTATGGTAGCCAAGAACTCGCTACCGAAGAATGCCTATACTTTGGGCAACAAAGATAAGAAAGGTGTTGGAAATAGCAGCTGCAATGTCCAGAAGGCGAATGGAAAACTTGCCAGCGCAACACTAGTTGTTGGCAATAATAAGAAAGCGACACATGATGCTAACGGTAATACCATTTCATCAGCGGCGTCTTCAACAGCGAAATCTTCAGCGGGGACTCAAAATAGTAACAATAAGGCGTATTCGGCGCCAACTTCACGCTCGAACTCTTCCAGCCGAAGTTTTCCACTGTTCTCCAACAGCAATAGTAATCACA AGGAGAAATCCGACAATAAGAAGAATGAAACTATGGAACGCAAAAAGAAGGAGGAAAAACTTAAACTGAAAGCGGAAAAGGAAGCGAGAAAGGTGGGTGCACGTCAACGTGACGCTACGGCTACGACACGTACTAACGGTGTTTGTAATAAGGACGAACACAGcagaaatgataaacaaaaaaatattaaaaatgataatgatgatgataataatGATGATAATGATGCTCCTAACGACGAAGGTGGTCTTAGTGGCGGTGGTCGAAttgatggtggtggtggtggtggtggtgtcgGTGGTGGGTTATTATGCTTGTATGGTGGTTTGGCTGCCTGGAAAGTGATGTCG